Below is a window of Saccharomonospora viridis DSM 43017 DNA.
GGCTGGGGATCCCGTCCGTGACCGTCGTGGTGGACGCTTCCGCCCGAAGGGCTCCGAACGCGATGGACAATCGGCAGGTCAACAGCGCTCCCGGAACGGACGCGCGGATCAGGCTCGCACACGCCTCGTCGACGGCGAGGACGAGGTCGGTCACCTCGTCGGGATCGAAACCCTCGTTCTCGGCGACGTTTTGGGTGATCATGCGAACCGTGACCAGGTGTCGGGCGACGGCGGGAACGCGTAGTTCCACCGGCCCGTGACATCGAGGGCCCAGCCAGTCCACCAATTCACATCTCCTCATGATGTGGCGGGAATACCCAGCACGGGGGTGTCCACACTCACCTGAGTGCAAGTACTGGTCCGGACGCGCCGTCCATTCGTTCGTTCCTCGCTCCGGCCGGGTGAGCCCGGGCG
It encodes the following:
- a CDS encoding ATP-binding protein, with product MRRCELVDWLGPRCHGPVELRVPAVARHLVTVRMITQNVAENEGFDPDEVTDLVLAVDEACASLIRASVPGALLTCRLSIAFGALRAEASTTTVTDGIPSQQSFGWRMLGTVTDSLSAWRYEFDPQRGVDRVVHIDFAKQAARRMAR